Below is a window of Streptomyces genisteinicus DNA.
CGTCCGCGGACCCCGCGTCCAAGCTCACCGAACTGGCCTCCGGCACCCACACCCTGCGGATCGCCGCCGACGGCCCGGAGCGCCAGAAGGTCTCCCTGCTGGACGGCTCGGCCGAGTACAGCCTGATCCGTGACGGCGACGAGGTCTGGGCCTACGACAGCGCCTCCGACGAGGTCTTCCACAGCAAGGACGCCGGGCGGCAGGACGCACCCGGGAAGGAGAAGGGCGCGCTGCCCTCGGAACTCCCCACCACACCGAAGGAGTTCGCCGACGAGGTGCTGAAGGCGTCGGACGGCACCACGTCGTTCCGGGTCGGCGGCACGGCACAGGTGGCCGGCCGGGACGCGTACCGGCTCGTCGTCGAGCCGGCGCAGAAGGGCTCGACGGTCAAGGCCGTCACCATCGCGGTCGACGCCGAGACCGGCACGCCGCTGAAGTTCACCCTCACCCCGAGCAGCGGCGGCAAGGCCGTGGTCGACGCCGGCTTCACCAAGGTCGACTTCGCCCGCCCCGCCGCGTCCACCTTCGACTTCACCCCGCCGAAGGGCGCGAAGGTGACCGAGGCGGACGAGGTGGAGAAGGAGGCCCGCCGCGAGGCGGAGGGCGCCCCGGAGGGCTTCTCCGGCTTCGACGTCATCGGTGAGGGCTGGACCTCGATCGCCACGGTCAAGGGGGCCGGCGGTCCGGGCGCCGGGGTGCCGGAGACGGACGACCTGCCGCCGGCGGCCGGGCAGTTCCTGGACTCCTTCGGCGACAAGGTCACCGGCGCGTTCGGCAAGGGCACCGTCTTCTCGACGCGGCTGGTCAACGCCCTGGTGACCGAGGACGGCACCGTCTACGTGGGCGCGGTCACCAAGGACGCCCTGGTGAAGGCGGCCGACGAGGCGAAGTAGGCCCCGCCGCACCCGTACCGTGCTCCGCCGCACCCGTACCGCGCCCCTTCGCACCGGTGCCGCGCTCCGTACCACCGGCACCGCGCCCCGCCGTACGCCGCTCGCGCCGCGTACGGCGGGGCGCTCCGCGTTCCCGGCGGCCCCGAGGGCCGGGCAGTCGGGTGACCGGAGGTTCGGCGAACCGGGGCGGGGGCGGCGTACGGCCTCGCGCGTCCGGGGCGTCCGTCGCCGACGCACCGGAGTCCCGCCGCGCGACGGCGGGGCGGGACTCCGGCGGCCGTGCGGCGGGCTCAGAAGGTGAGCCGCCAGCTGTCGATGTAGCCCGTGTCGTACCGGGCCACGTCCTGCACCCGCAGCTTCCAGTCGCCGTTCGCCGCCTCGGCCGAGGCGTTGACGGTGTACGTGGCGATCACGTTGTCCGCGGAGTCGCTGCTGCTGGAGTTCTTGAGCCGGTAGGCGGTGCCGTCCGGCGCCACCAGGTCGATCACCAGGTCGCCCCGGAAGGTGTGCTTGATGTCGACGGCCGCCTTCAGCGTCGCCGGGGCGTTGCCGGTGCGTCCGGAGACGGTCACCGTCGAGGTGACGGCGGCTCCGGCGTCCGGGACGGCGACGTCGGCCGCGTTCTCGTAGAAGTCGCCCGGCGGGACCGTGGTGCCGGACGACAGGGACCAGATCGCGTGGGCGACCGCGTCGCTGTTGCGGTCCAGCGCGGTGTCGCTGATGTTCGACGTCGTGTCGCAGGACGAGTGGTAGCAGCGGTCGAACGCCTGCCCCGAGGTGCCGCCCCACTTCTGGGCCTGGGCGGCGGTCTTGGTCCTGCTGGCCCCGGTGAACAGGCCGCCCACCGGTATGCCGACGTTCTTGAACGACGCGTGGTCGGAGCGGCCGTCGCCCTCCGTCTCGATCTCCGTGGGGACGCCGATGCCCGCGAAGTAGTCCTTGAAGGTCTGCTCGATCACCGGGTCGTCGTCGTAGACGAAGTACCCCGGGTTCGGCGAGCCGATCATGTCGAAGTTCAGGTATCCGGCGACCTTCGAACGCTCGGCGGACGGCAGGTTGTTGACGTAGTACTTCGAGCCGACCAGGCCCAGCTCCTCCGCTCCCCACCAGGCGAAGCGCAGGTGCTTCGAGGGCTGGAGCTGCGCGCGGGAGACGGCGAGCGCGGTCTCCAGCACGGCGGCGGAGCCGGAGGCGTTGTCGTTGATGCCG
It encodes the following:
- a CDS encoding LolA family protein gives rise to the protein MAPNDSAHSTDEAGDLGGGRRKAVRYLVPLAVAGVAAGTIGLVPAFAGSGDPDLPKTTARELIEKIAASDTQQLSGTVRITTDLGLPSLDGLAGSLTGSGGDGEESSADPASKLTELASGTHTLRIAADGPERQKVSLLDGSAEYSLIRDGDEVWAYDSASDEVFHSKDAGRQDAPGKEKGALPSELPTTPKEFADEVLKASDGTTSFRVGGTAQVAGRDAYRLVVEPAQKGSTVKAVTIAVDAETGTPLKFTLTPSSGGKAVVDAGFTKVDFARPAASTFDFTPPKGAKVTEADEVEKEARREAEGAPEGFSGFDVIGEGWTSIATVKGAGGPGAGVPETDDLPPAAGQFLDSFGDKVTGAFGKGTVFSTRLVNALVTEDGTVYVGAVTKDALVKAADEAK
- a CDS encoding M28 family peptidase; this translates as MNLSVPGRTLTAAVFALAGLLAAGAPAATAAPGAQAAALAAPDIPLASVKAHLTQFQSIATANGGNRAHGRPGYKASIDYVKAKLDAAGFTTTVQQFTSSGATGYNLIADWPGGDTGQTLMAGAHLDSVSSGAGINDNASGSAAVLETALAVSRAQLQPSKHLRFAWWGAEELGLVGSKYYVNNLPSAERSKVAGYLNFDMIGSPNPGYFVYDDDPVIEQTFKDYFAGIGVPTEIETEGDGRSDHASFKNVGIPVGGLFTGASRTKTAAQAQKWGGTSGQAFDRCYHSSCDTTSNISDTALDRNSDAVAHAIWSLSSGTTVPPGDFYENAADVAVPDAGAAVTSTVTVSGRTGNAPATLKAAVDIKHTFRGDLVIDLVAPDGTAYRLKNSSSSDSADNVIATYTVNASAEAANGDWKLRVQDVARYDTGYIDSWRLTF